A window of Candidatus Latescibacter sp. contains these coding sequences:
- the rpmF gene encoding 50S ribosomal protein L32: protein MAVPKRKTSKSRKGLRRTHWKLEIPAVATCAHCGQPVMPHRVCPECGYYKGRQVIEPAEA from the coding sequence ATGGCTGTTCCAAAACGAAAAACATCGAAATCCCGTAAAGGACTGCGGAGAACCCACTGGAAACTCGAGATTCCCGCTGTCGCCACATGCGCCCACTGCGGCCAGCCGGTAATGCCCCATAGGGTATGTCCGGAATGTGGATACTACAAGGGAAGACAGGTTATTGAACCCGCGGAAGCGTAA